A region from the Gemmatimonas aurantiaca genome encodes:
- a CDS encoding DUF4180 domain-containing protein encodes MFELLAAVDEAGVVAIEGPPGRPVLAGAGDVDRLLEACFGADCGAAMLHAENLPSAFFDLSSGIAGAMLQKLRLYGVRLAVVRGPGVGAASSRFGELVAEERTRRDFGVFASRAEARAWLAA; translated from the coding sequence ATGTTTGAGCTGTTGGCTGCGGTGGACGAGGCGGGCGTCGTCGCGATCGAGGGGCCGCCGGGTCGACCGGTTCTGGCCGGCGCCGGCGATGTCGACCGCCTGCTGGAGGCCTGCTTCGGGGCGGACTGCGGCGCAGCGATGTTGCACGCGGAGAACCTGCCGTCAGCATTCTTCGACTTGAGCTCGGGCATCGCCGGGGCCATGCTGCAGAAGCTTCGGCTCTACGGGGTGCGACTCGCGGTGGTGCGCGGGCCCGGGGTGGGGGCGGCGAGCTCGCGCTTTGGAGAGCTGGTAGCAGAGGAACGGACGCGGCGCGACTTCGGGGTGTTCGCCTCGCGGGCGGAGGCGCGGGCGTGGTTGGCGGCGTGA